A window of Roseiflexus castenholzii DSM 13941 genomic DNA:
GCACGCCGTCGAAAGATAGTAGAGCGCGCCATCGGCGCTCCAGGCGACGGGACGATTCCAGAACCCGGCTGCAATCGGACTGAGACGTTCAATCTCAGCACCCGACCGGTTCAGGATGAGCAGATCGGCGCCGCTGCCATCGATACGGAATGCCTCGACAGCAATAGCCCTGCCATCGGGTGCTGCTATGAGGCGACCAAAGCCATCGTATCGCGCGCTGCGCTGCCCGCCCGTTCCCGATACCAGCAGCGCCATGCCAATATCGAGTTCAGTGCCATCGGATTCGCGCAGGAACAGCGTCCTCCGTCCGTCTTCGGCGGTCGCAGCGTACACTAGGCGCGCATCATCGAGCCATTGCGGTGCGTAACGACTCCACTCATCGCCAGAGGGCGTCAACGCCACGGCTGGAGCACCGGGGAAGACCTGCACCGAAAAAATACGCAGTTGTGGCGGCGCACCCCCCGACTCATCAACTGCATAGGCGATAGTTGTGCCATCCGGCGACAGAACCGGATCGGCGCATGAGCGTCCGCGCGGCGGTGGCGACAACTGACGGATCGAACCGCTATCCAGCTCCAGTACCCACAGGGTTGAAGCGGCAGTGACATCAGCCGCAACTGCGCCCGGCGCGGTTGCGCAAAAGGCAAGCAACGGCGCGTTTGGGCGCGTGGTCAGCGCCGTCACATCGCCGAACTGCCCCGCGCGGAGGCGTTCGGTCAGATTCTCCGGCGCGCCATTGCTGATGCGCCAGATATCACCGTCGGCAAGATAGAACATCGGCGCAACCGGCGCTGCCGGTGCGCCTGCGGGAATACGCAAAAGGTCGCTCGCCTGACTGACCGGTCCGCTCGTCGCCACATCGATGACCAGACGCAGCGGATTGTCTTCCAGGCGCAGACGGAACGGGAACGGTTGATCAACGCCGATAACCAACTGCGCTCCGGCAATCGCGCCAGGAGGCGCCCGGAATGCAGCCGCACGCATCACCTGCGTGCCGCTCAACGGGATGGTCGGCGTCGCAAGCGATGCGCGGAACGCATCATCACGCAGCCATCCATCGAGCTGAACTTCGATCAGATAGGCGCCGGTCACCTCGACCTCGCCAACCATCTGTGACGCAGCAGGGGCGCGTCGGCAGCGCGCCGAAGCGTGCGGCAGCACAGAGTCGGCAGGAACGTCGAGCGTCAATTCGAGCCGTTCAAAAAACGCATCAACTGTTGTGGTGATGGATGTCACCCGCATACTGAACCGTCCCCCGCCGGGATCACCCACCTGTTGATTGCACAGGCTAAACTGCGCCAGGATCGGATTAGGCGTTGGCGTGGGTGGCAGCGGCGTCGGCGTTGGCTCAGGAGTCGGCGTTGGCGGCGGTGGGGTCGGCGTCGGACCGGAAGTCGATGTTGCAGTTGGCGGCAATGGCGTCGGCGTATCAGTTGGCGGAACGGGCGTCGCCGTCGGTGTCGAGGCTTCGACCGTTTGAATTTCCCGGATACGCTCCTGTTCGGCGATCGAGAGTTGTTCACAGGCAGTGAGCGCCAACGCGACGAAGGGTATGATCAAGAGAGCGATGCGAATTCGGGTCATGTCGTCTCACCAGAATTCAGGGCGACGACGGGTCGCATGTGCGAGAACCGTGGGATTGTGGAATGACAATGATAGCAACGACACGCTACCCCACTCAGCATAACACGTTTACCGAAAAGCGCAACTCCGTCCTCGCCGCGCGCCTCCTGCAAGACTCTTGAGATCTGGCGAAGGACGAACGATGAGCAGCGCCCACGCCGCCAGCGGTATTCCACGGTCAAGACGGCGGCGCGGCAGACGGGTCAGGCACGGGCAACGTCCAACGTGGAACATAGACCACATATCACCGCCTTCCACGAGCGCCCATCAGGGACGCCCCGACGCGCGCATCTGGTGAAGAGCGCAACTAGGTCAGCGGATCCCCAGGGAGCGCAACTTTGATCCATCCGCGGCGCATCGCATAAACGACCGCCTGCGTGCGATCATTGACCGCCAGTTTGCGCAGGATCGACGAGATATGGTTTTTGACCGTCTGGTTGGAAATGTCGAGCACCTTCGCAATTTCTTTGTTGGTGCGCCCGGCGGCGACGAGTTCGAGCACCTGCAACTCACGCGGCGAGAGCGGCGAGTAGATGCTCTGCGTATCCTCTTCCGCCGCCATTTGACGAAAGGCGTTGAGCACCTGCGCCGCAACGTCAGGCGAGGAGAGCACCAGATCGTTGATCGGATAATTGCCGCGCCGCACCTGATGCAGCGTCTGCATCAGTTTTTCAGGAGCGATGTTGCGCGGTACGCAGGCAGCAATGCCGGCGCGGATGGCTTTGACCACCTCCTGACCATCCATCGTCGAACTGAGCAGGACGATGCGAATATGGGGATGCGAGCGTTTGATGGCACGCGCGACCTCGAGACCATTGACACCCGGCAGGTCCACCTCCATCACGACCATATCGGGGTCGAGCAGATCGACCACCTGAATCGCCTGTTGACCATTGCTTGCTTCACCGATCACGTGAAACTCGGTTGAATTCGCCAGGTGATGGCGCAACCCTTCACGAAATAGTGCGTGTGCGTTGACCAGCACAATCGAGGTTGAACTCACCCCGTCCTCCTCGCGTCGGGCGCTGAAGACGATACACGTACTCAAGCGCAACGCAACCTCCGCTGGTTGCTGAGGCGCCCGCCGAAAGCGTCGAATGAAGCATAAACCATACGGCTATCGGGTATTATACTGTAGGCAATCTCTTTCCACAAGCCATCAACCGCAGCAGGGCGCGGTCGTGCTCCTGGCAAACTACACCTGCGCAGACGGAAGCATCCAGCGTCGCGGGCAGGGTTCAGGGGAGCAGCCTCACCGGGACGCGAGTACGGTGTCCTGCGGTCCGGCATCGAGCGCGGCGGCAGGCTTCCATCTGTCGCTCCATGCCCGGAAGCATCGCCGCGGACTCATCGGTTAAGGCATTGGCGCAGAAGGTTCCAATCGTTCGCGCAGCCGGCGGTCGGCCTCAGTAACTGCATCGGATGGTGTGGTGAGACCGAGCGACGCCTGGCGTTGCATGCGTTTGATTTCCTGCTCCACAAAGGCGCGCACACTCGAGTTGGGCATGGGAAGCCCCTGTTCCGCCTGGACGCGAAACACCTGTGCGGCGATCTCCTGTGGCGAATCGCCGGTCAGCGCCAGTGTGCGCGATGCCGGTTGCATATCACTTTGCAGCAGAACAGCCTGCGCTTCTTCGCTGATCATGAAACGGATAAACCGTGCAGCCGCCTCGCGCTCACGTACCCCGGCAAGATTATTGATCGCCAGGACATCTGCGCGCACATATGGACGTGGCGCCCGTCCCGTTTCACTCAGACGTGGCAACGGCGCAATGCCGATCTGATTGCCCCACAGACCACGATAGACACCGATCTGATGCGCCCAATCAAACGTCATAAAGGCGCGCCCATCTTTCAATTCACGATCGACCAGGATGCTACTCTCGCTCCGCGCCAGAATGCGCGGATCATTTTGCAGCGCGATCAACCAGGCGAGCCATTGTTCTGCGCCAGCACGACCGGCTGTACCGAGCGCAACCTGCCCGTTGTCATCGAATATCCGCCCGT
This region includes:
- a CDS encoding sugar ABC transporter substrate-binding protein, which produces MRCRLVAILLVAALLAACESGSTPETSSAPTTVAQDSSVGPLLLWHGWSGGDRQALGRLVDRYNRQQRDGRIVLQSVPLAGFAAELRAAVAAGSGPHLILIPNTWIGGLAEAGVLLPLNDLVPAQETGTLLPVTLAGAQARDAAGTLRLYGAPVRFDTLALYYNAANLTEPPADTATMLAVGRGLSDPEAQPPIWGLALNLSYDNMIGYLYAFDGRIFDDNGQVALGTAGRAGAEQWLAWLIALQNDPRILARSESSILVDRELKDGRAFMTFDWAHQIGVYRGLWGNQIGIAPLPRLSETGRAPRPYVRADVLAINNLAGVREREAAARFIRFMISEEAQAVLLQSDMQPASRTLALTGDSPQEIAAQVFRVQAEQGLPMPNSSVRAFVEQEIKRMQRQASLGLTTPSDAVTEADRRLRERLEPSAPMP
- a CDS encoding LuxR C-terminal-related transcriptional regulator; this encodes MSSTSIVLVNAHALFREGLRHHLANSTEFHVIGEASNGQQAIQVVDLLDPDMVVMEVDLPGVNGLEVARAIKRSHPHIRIVLLSSTMDGQEVVKAIRAGIAACVPRNIAPEKLMQTLHQVRRGNYPINDLVLSSPDVAAQVLNAFRQMAAEEDTQSIYSPLSPRELQVLELVAAGRTNKEIAKVLDISNQTVKNHISSILRKLAVNDRTQAVVYAMRRGWIKVALPGDPLT
- a CDS encoding TolB family protein, translated to MTRIRIALLIIPFVALALTACEQLSIAEQERIREIQTVEASTPTATPVPPTDTPTPLPPTATSTSGPTPTPPPPTPTPEPTPTPLPPTPTPNPILAQFSLCNQQVGDPGGGRFSMRVTSITTTVDAFFERLELTLDVPADSVLPHASARCRRAPAASQMVGEVEVTGAYLIEVQLDGWLRDDAFRASLATPTIPLSGTQVMRAAAFRAPPGAIAGAQLVIGVDQPFPFRLRLEDNPLRLVIDVATSGPVSQASDLLRIPAGAPAAPVAPMFYLADGDIWRISNGAPENLTERLRAGQFGDVTALTTRPNAPLLAFCATAPGAVAADVTAASTLWVLELDSGSIRQLSPPPRGRSCADPVLSPDGTTIAYAVDESGGAPPQLRIFSVQVFPGAPAVALTPSGDEWSRYAPQWLDDARLVYAATAEDGRRTLFLRESDGTELDIGMALLVSGTGGQRSARYDGFGRLIAAPDGRAIAVEAFRIDGSGADLLILNRSGAEIERLSPIAAGFWNRPVAWSADGALYYLSTACASDAVYEYTLHVRSADGGDRVIAAGIATGDLGVFTVHQNALAYVTFDRLPGGPGGPLRVAPDDPAALWYWDLAGNTRTRLVETRRAITALAP